A stretch of Petrotoga mexicana DSM 14811 DNA encodes these proteins:
- a CDS encoding LacI family DNA-binding transcriptional regulator, with protein sequence MSKIDDVAKLAGVSIASVSRVLNSKDNVSKKTREKVLQAIEELDYKPSRIARNLANKKSSYNIGLVISKRIDKILKGNDSFGIREFYTTVLAGIESLAKENNIQIKLETFDNGNRKLLEGLDGLLIMGGDRLPKLVENSDLPKVLVDNYIPALKVDSVISNGFDGAYYTIKQMLSRGYKKIVHIHGPLTYWGFRNRFEGYTAAMTEFRLLPQTFECDETPEGILYALNLSLSKKPDVIFASNDVIALIILNFLKKKKIHVPKDIQLIGFDDIISSSVSEPKLSTVKVFKFEMGNIALNRLIDLINEKNPHPAMISLFTTFIERDSTIRAKN encoded by the coding sequence ATGTCAAAGATAGATGATGTTGCAAAATTAGCTGGTGTATCTATAGCCTCAGTATCAAGAGTTTTGAATTCAAAAGACAATGTTTCAAAAAAAACTAGAGAAAAAGTTTTGCAAGCTATCGAAGAATTAGATTATAAACCCTCGAGAATCGCTCGAAATTTAGCCAACAAAAAAAGTTCTTATAACATTGGTTTAGTCATTAGTAAAAGGATAGACAAAATTCTCAAGGGAAATGATTCATTTGGTATAAGAGAGTTCTATACAACTGTTTTAGCAGGAATTGAAAGTTTAGCAAAAGAAAACAACATCCAAATAAAATTGGAAACCTTTGATAATGGAAACAGAAAATTATTGGAAGGGTTGGATGGCTTGCTTATAATGGGAGGAGACCGTCTACCTAAGTTAGTCGAAAATTCAGATTTACCAAAGGTACTTGTAGATAATTATATTCCTGCTTTAAAAGTTGATTCCGTAATCTCAAACGGCTTTGATGGCGCCTATTATACAATAAAACAAATGCTCTCACGAGGATATAAAAAGATTGTACATATTCACGGTCCACTTACATATTGGGGATTTAGAAATAGATTTGAAGGATACACGGCAGCGATGACTGAATTTCGATTGCTGCCTCAAACATTCGAGTGTGACGAAACTCCAGAAGGTATATTATATGCATTAAATTTATCTTTATCCAAAAAACCTGATGTAATTTTTGCTTCAAATGATGTTATAGCTTTAATAATTTTAAATTTTTTAAAAAAGAAAAAAATTCATGTCCCAAAAGATATTCAACTAATTGGATTTGACGATATTATCTCTTCTTCAGTTTCTGAACCTAAACTGTCAACGGTAAAAGTTTTCAAGTTTGAGATGGGGAATATCGCTTTAAATAGACTAATTGATTTGATCAATGAAAAGAATCCTCATCCAGCAATGATCTCGTTATTCACCACCTTTATTGAAAGAGATAGTACGATAAGAGCTAAGAATTAG